One Methylobacterium sp. AMS5 genomic region harbors:
- a CDS encoding GAF domain-containing protein translates to MVELMLGSPLPAAIAWGPELTVIHNDSFDAIDNFSDPPPLGRPFTKVWPKPESDGIVHSIRQGQARQIIDRYWDLPARPERPFGWFTSQWTPLRDEAGGFAGFYLSAFETTDRVLVERALLEREEQQAFVLGLSDALRPLADPLEVQAVACRLLGEHLQADYTYYLNLYEAEGFAIIAQDFARAGLPSRAGKYPLSLVGWAMPHQRQGQPIAITDVQTSPLVPDDCREKVLADRVVSLLGIPLAKQDRLVGALAISMTTPREWTPAEITLATEIGERTWAAMERARAEKTAREADIRLRTMADAAPVLIWDADSSGAILVNDHYLDFFGVGFEAVAGHGWQKFLHPEDAERHLSLFQGAFAQRHCFTDEARLRRADGQYRWLSTSGRPLEDGRFVGVSIDVTERRLAEERIRRNNAVLQAINLVFSETLGASSEEELARISLDVAEELTGSAIGFMGEIDKTTGRLDGLFFSDRSRARYAARTSDGDDRVPMGKSALGLAIHGIYGRVLQDGAGIIVNDPASHPDRVGTPAGHLPLTAFLGVPLKQGDRTRGMIGLGNRPGGYRSEDLEAAEALAPAIWHALRSKRAELRLRESEERFRQFAEASSDVLWIRDAETLAMEYVSPALRTVYGIEPSVLGPDIRRWASHMLPEDREHALQNLQRAATGQSLLNEFRIQRPSDGAFRWIRSTLFPLRDEQGRVRRIGGLSSDMTEAKLLVDHQAVLLAELQHRVRNIMAVTRSIVARTGERAETVSDYASLVGGRLLSLARVQALLTRSPNAGVLVATIVRDEIDAQDLRADQYDLSGPKVELSPKAAEILTLAVHELATNALKYGALSVSEGRVRVRWSLFEKKGEAWLGFDWAEDGVPKAKIAAEHEANGRTGARRGFGRELIEGRLPYELGGRGRLEIGPEGARCRLEFPLRVGASILETDAPQRATVFGGALDMTGQPDLSGYRILVVEDDYYLATDTARALQGAGAEVVGPCPSEEAAREALDEGALAAALVDINLGSGPSFTLAALLRERGVPFVFITGYDEGVIPPDFADVERLQKPVELKRVVNFLAEALHAVP, encoded by the coding sequence ATGGTCGAGTTGATGCTCGGCTCTCCTTTGCCGGCCGCGATCGCCTGGGGACCTGAACTTACGGTAATCCATAACGACAGTTTCGACGCGATCGACAACTTCAGCGATCCGCCACCCCTTGGCCGCCCGTTCACGAAAGTCTGGCCAAAGCCGGAAAGCGACGGCATCGTCCACTCGATACGACAGGGGCAGGCTCGTCAGATCATTGATCGCTACTGGGATCTGCCTGCGCGGCCGGAGCGACCCTTCGGCTGGTTCACGTCTCAGTGGACGCCCTTGCGGGACGAAGCGGGAGGCTTCGCCGGGTTCTATCTCTCGGCCTTCGAGACGACCGATCGCGTCCTCGTCGAGCGGGCCTTGCTCGAGCGCGAGGAGCAGCAGGCCTTCGTGCTCGGCCTCAGCGACGCGCTGCGCCCCCTGGCCGATCCGCTCGAAGTCCAGGCCGTGGCCTGCCGCTTGCTCGGTGAGCACCTTCAGGCCGACTACACGTACTACCTCAACCTGTACGAGGCGGAGGGTTTCGCGATCATCGCACAGGATTTTGCGCGCGCAGGTCTCCCCTCGCGAGCCGGGAAATATCCCCTCAGCCTCGTCGGTTGGGCGATGCCCCATCAGCGTCAGGGCCAGCCGATCGCGATCACGGACGTGCAGACATCCCCCCTGGTCCCCGACGACTGCCGGGAGAAGGTGCTGGCCGATCGTGTCGTGAGCCTGCTCGGCATTCCGCTGGCGAAGCAGGACCGCCTCGTCGGCGCACTTGCGATCTCCATGACGACACCGCGAGAATGGACCCCCGCGGAGATCACGCTGGCCACCGAGATCGGCGAGCGCACCTGGGCGGCGATGGAGCGGGCCCGTGCGGAGAAGACGGCGCGCGAGGCCGACATTCGCCTGCGCACCATGGCCGATGCCGCACCCGTCCTGATCTGGGACGCGGATTCGAGCGGCGCGATCCTCGTCAATGACCACTATCTCGACTTCTTCGGAGTCGGCTTCGAGGCCGTGGCGGGGCATGGCTGGCAGAAGTTCCTGCATCCCGAGGATGCCGAGCGACACCTTTCTCTCTTCCAAGGGGCGTTTGCGCAGCGCCATTGCTTCACCGACGAGGCCCGGCTCCGCCGTGCCGACGGGCAGTACCGCTGGCTCAGCACGTCAGGCCGCCCGCTGGAGGACGGGCGCTTCGTCGGCGTCTCGATCGACGTCACCGAGCGGCGCCTTGCCGAGGAGCGCATCAGGCGCAACAACGCCGTTCTCCAAGCGATCAACCTCGTCTTCAGCGAGACGCTCGGCGCCTCCTCGGAGGAGGAACTGGCGCGCATCTCCCTCGATGTCGCCGAGGAGCTGACGGGCAGCGCCATCGGCTTCATGGGCGAGATCGACAAGACCACCGGGCGCCTCGACGGCCTGTTCTTCAGCGACCGGAGCCGGGCCCGCTACGCCGCGCGCACATCGGACGGAGATGACCGCGTCCCGATGGGCAAGTCGGCCCTGGGGCTCGCGATTCATGGCATCTACGGGCGGGTGTTGCAGGACGGCGCGGGCATCATCGTCAACGATCCCGCCTCCCACCCCGACCGCGTCGGCACGCCGGCCGGCCACCTGCCGCTGACGGCCTTCCTCGGCGTGCCGCTGAAGCAGGGCGACAGGACGCGGGGTATGATCGGGCTCGGCAACCGCCCGGGCGGCTACCGTTCGGAGGACCTGGAGGCGGCGGAAGCGCTGGCGCCCGCGATCTGGCACGCCCTGCGCAGCAAGCGGGCGGAACTGCGCCTGCGCGAGAGCGAGGAGCGTTTCCGGCAATTCGCCGAGGCCTCCTCCGACGTCCTCTGGATCCGCGATGCGGAGACTCTCGCGATGGAGTACGTGAGTCCGGCCCTGCGGACGGTCTACGGCATCGAACCCAGCGTGCTCGGCCCCGATATCCGGCGGTGGGCAAGCCACATGCTGCCGGAGGATCGCGAGCACGCCCTGCAGAACCTGCAGCGGGCAGCGACCGGCCAATCGCTGCTGAACGAGTTCCGCATCCAGCGGCCGAGCGACGGCGCCTTCCGCTGGATCCGCAGCACCCTGTTCCCCTTGCGCGACGAGCAGGGCCGGGTGCGGCGCATCGGCGGTCTTTCCTCCGACATGACTGAGGCCAAGTTGCTGGTCGACCATCAGGCCGTATTGCTCGCCGAGCTGCAGCACAGGGTGCGCAACATCATGGCGGTGACCCGCTCGATCGTCGCCCGCACGGGCGAGCGGGCGGAGACCGTATCCGACTACGCGTCCCTGGTGGGAGGGCGCCTCCTGTCGCTGGCCCGCGTGCAGGCCCTGCTGACCCGCTCTCCCAATGCCGGTGTGCTGGTCGCCACCATCGTCCGCGACGAGATCGACGCCCAGGACCTGCGCGCGGACCAGTACGATCTGTCGGGACCCAAAGTCGAACTCTCGCCCAAGGCGGCGGAGATCCTGACCCTCGCCGTTCACGAACTGGCGACCAACGCCCTGAAATATGGAGCCTTGTCGGTGTCGGAGGGCCGCGTGCGGGTGCGCTGGTCCTTGTTCGAGAAGAAGGGCGAGGCCTGGCTCGGCTTCGATTGGGCGGAAGATGGCGTGCCGAAAGCGAAGATTGCAGCTGAACACGAGGCAAATGGCCGCACCGGTGCGCGCCGCGGTTTTGGCCGCGAACTAATCGAGGGGCGCCTGCCTTACGAACTCGGGGGGCGCGGCCGCCTGGAGATCGGTCCGGAGGGGGCGCGGTGCCGCCTCGAATTCCCGCTCCGCGTCGGCGCCAGCATTCTAGAAACCGATGCCCCGCAACGCGCGACCGTGTTCGGAGGAGCGCTCGACATGACCGGTCAACCAGACCTGAGCGGCTATCGCATCCTCGTGGTGGAGGACGATTACTATCTCGCCACCGATACGGCACGCGCGCTTCAGGGAGCGGGTGCGGAGGTGGTCGGCCCCTGCCCCAGCGAGGAGGCGGCGCGCGAGGCGCTCGACGAAGGTGCGCTGGCGGCGGCGCTGGTGGATATCAATCTCGGCTCAGGGCCGTCCTTCACCCTGGCGGCCCTGCTTCGGGAGCGCGGCGTGCCGTTCGTGTTCATCACCGGTTACGACGAGGGGGTGATTCCGCCGGATTTCGCGGATGTGGAGCGTCTCCAGAAGCCGGTCGAGCTGAAACGCGTGGTCAATTTCCTCGCCGAGGCGCTCCACGCGGTGCCGTGA
- a CDS encoding SH3 domain-containing protein, translating to MSRSLPRLALALLLAGGGSAWGAETFRVEGLPRDDSLTIRETPDAGAPALGQIPVGRRVLGFGCTNETPSGLTWCRVKFDRTLGWARRRYLTPD from the coding sequence ATGTCCCGCTCCCTGCCCCGCCTCGCCCTCGCTCTGCTGCTCGCAGGGGGAGGCTCCGCCTGGGGCGCGGAGACCTTCCGGGTCGAGGGCCTGCCGCGGGACGACAGCCTGACGATCCGCGAGACGCCGGATGCGGGCGCGCCGGCCCTTGGACAGATCCCGGTCGGGCGCCGGGTGCTCGGCTTCGGCTGCACCAACGAGACGCCGAGCGGGCTGACATGGTGCCGGGTGAAGTTCGACCGCACCCTCGGCTGGGCGCGGCGGCGCTACCTGACGCCGGATTGA
- a CDS encoding SDR family oxidoreductase, which produces MSDERKSVLVVGGASGLGAATVRALAAAGHAVTFTYRSSPERAQALADELVPMHGEGSLTARALDLSDRDAVEAFCEWAEGEGFYGYVHNAGQSADALAAMLDRERAEAAMQVNFWSMTRIAKALVRGMIRARAGRIVAIGSVAALQANAGNAAYAATKGALIAYCRTLAIESAKRGVTVNVIAPGFIDTEMLAAYASHREGIERQIPLGRFAKPEEVAAMAAFLIGEGGAYITGAVLPVDGGLTAMMGIHRT; this is translated from the coding sequence ATGAGCGACGAAAGAAAATCCGTCCTCGTCGTCGGCGGTGCCTCCGGGCTCGGTGCGGCGACCGTCCGCGCCCTGGCGGCGGCCGGCCACGCCGTCACCTTCACCTACCGCTCTTCGCCGGAGCGGGCGCAGGCGCTCGCCGACGAGCTCGTGCCGATGCATGGCGAAGGCAGCCTCACCGCCCGCGCCCTCGACCTGTCGGACCGCGACGCGGTGGAGGCGTTCTGCGAATGGGCCGAGGGCGAGGGCTTCTACGGCTACGTCCACAATGCCGGCCAGTCGGCGGATGCGCTGGCGGCCATGCTCGACCGCGAGCGGGCCGAGGCAGCGATGCAGGTGAACTTCTGGTCGATGACCCGGATCGCCAAGGCGCTGGTGCGTGGGATGATCCGGGCGCGCGCCGGCCGCATCGTCGCCATCGGTTCGGTGGCCGCGCTCCAGGCCAATGCCGGCAATGCCGCTTACGCGGCGACCAAGGGCGCCCTGATCGCCTATTGCCGCACGCTGGCGATCGAGTCGGCCAAGCGCGGCGTCACCGTCAACGTCATCGCTCCCGGCTTCATCGACACCGAGATGCTGGCGGCCTATGCCAGCCACCGCGAGGGGATCGAGCGCCAGATCCCGCTCGGACGTTTCGCCAAGCCGGAAGAGGTCGCGGCGATGGCCGCGTTCCTGATCGGAGAGGGCGGGGCCTACATCACCGGTGCGGTGCTACCCGTCGATGGCGGTTTGACCGCGATGATGGGCATCCACCGCACCTGA
- a CDS encoding beta-ketoacyl-ACP synthase produces MPEPRSSSTHDALGRPLVAVTGLGIVTSLGRGATENWDALTTGRSGIRAISRFSTEGLRTRIAGTVDFLDTDPLVAPLLSERFAMVAAEEAVTQSGIGAGFPGGLFVAVPPVEMEWPQRQALAEAAGEPDEVTYAGLQRAAASRRFDAWHDLFIFGTVADRLADRFGTRGSPISLSTACSSGATAIQLGVEAIRRGEMDAALCIGTDGSVNPESLIRFSLLSALSTQNDPPEGASKPFSKNRDGFVMGEGAAALVLESAESARARGANILGYVLGCGEKGDGFHRTRSSPDGAPVIAAMRAALEDAGVTPEAIDHVNAHGTSTPENDKMEALGCSAVFGERVERLPISSNKSMIGHTLTAAGAIEAVVSLLTIQNGRIPPTINYAVPDPALLLDVVGSARDTRVSRILSNSFGFGGQNTCLVLGDEPA; encoded by the coding sequence ATGCCAGAACCGCGCTCCTCATCCACCCACGATGCCCTGGGACGCCCGCTCGTCGCGGTGACGGGCCTCGGCATCGTCACCTCGCTCGGCCGCGGCGCCACCGAGAACTGGGATGCGCTGACGACCGGGCGCTCCGGCATCCGCGCCATCAGCCGCTTCTCCACCGAGGGCCTGCGCACCCGCATCGCCGGCACCGTCGATTTCCTCGACACCGACCCGCTGGTGGCCCCCCTCCTGTCCGAGCGCTTCGCCATGGTGGCGGCCGAGGAGGCGGTGACGCAATCCGGCATCGGCGCGGGCTTTCCGGGCGGGCTGTTCGTGGCGGTGCCGCCGGTCGAGATGGAATGGCCGCAGCGGCAGGCCCTGGCGGAGGCCGCGGGCGAGCCCGACGAGGTGACCTATGCGGGGCTTCAGCGCGCCGCCGCCTCCCGCCGCTTCGATGCCTGGCACGACCTGTTCATCTTCGGCACGGTGGCCGACCGGCTCGCCGACCGCTTCGGCACGCGCGGTTCGCCGATCTCGCTCTCGACCGCCTGCTCGTCGGGCGCCACCGCGATCCAGCTCGGCGTCGAGGCGATCCGCCGGGGCGAGATGGACGCCGCGCTCTGCATCGGCACCGATGGCTCGGTGAATCCGGAATCGCTGATCCGCTTCTCGCTGCTCTCGGCGCTCTCCACGCAGAACGATCCGCCGGAGGGCGCCTCGAAGCCGTTCTCGAAGAACCGCGACGGCTTCGTCATGGGCGAGGGCGCCGCCGCCCTGGTGCTGGAGAGTGCCGAGTCGGCACGCGCGCGCGGCGCAAACATCCTCGGCTATGTGCTCGGCTGCGGCGAGAAGGGCGACGGCTTCCACCGGACCCGCTCCAGCCCCGACGGGGCGCCGGTCATCGCGGCGATGCGCGCGGCCCTCGAGGATGCCGGCGTCACGCCCGAGGCCATCGATCACGTCAACGCCCACGGCACCTCGACGCCGGAGAACGACAAGATGGAGGCGCTCGGCTGCTCGGCGGTGTTCGGCGAGCGGGTGGAGCGTCTGCCGATCTCCTCCAACAAGTCGATGATCGGCCATACGCTGACCGCGGCCGGCGCGATCGAGGCGGTGGTCTCGCTGCTGACGATCCAGAATGGGCGCATCCCGCCGACCATCAACTACGCGGTGCCCGATCCAGCGCTGCTCCTCGACGTGGTGGGAAGCGCCCGCGACACCCGCGTCTCGCGGATCCTCTCGAATTCCTTCGGCTTCGGCGGGCAGAACACCTGCCTGGTTCTGGGAGACGAGCCGGCATGA
- a CDS encoding beta-ketoacyl-ACP synthase, giving the protein MSRPQARDVVVTGIGLVSCAGEGIETHLTAFASNALPRTDAETFAPYPVHPAAPVSLDAQIPKKSDQRQMEAWQRLGVYAAGLALDSAGVKENAGFKSALSLVVAAGGGERDYAVDGAILTGLRGTNDPGAFLNERLLNDLRPTLFLAQLSNLLAGNISIVHGVTGASRTFMGEESSGVDALRIGHARIASGQVETMMVGGSYNAERPDVMVVHEMGGYLLKDSYRPVFERGAEGTGGFVLGSAAAFLVLEAAEHAAARGARALARLMPVANDRVARAPGSVSASLTRLIGEAGIERPDVVLSGATGLADLAAEEIAGLHTALPGARIRATGDMIGHPMEVAAPFGTALAAALCAAGSAAEVAVTSVGHRRGEGVIRVVKI; this is encoded by the coding sequence GTGAGCCGTCCGCAGGCCCGCGACGTCGTCGTCACCGGGATCGGCCTCGTCTCCTGTGCCGGCGAGGGGATCGAGACGCACCTGACCGCCTTCGCCTCGAATGCGCTGCCGCGCACGGATGCGGAGACGTTCGCGCCCTATCCGGTGCACCCGGCGGCGCCGGTAAGCCTCGACGCGCAGATCCCGAAGAAGTCGGATCAGCGGCAGATGGAGGCGTGGCAGCGGCTCGGCGTCTACGCCGCCGGCCTCGCGCTCGATTCGGCCGGCGTGAAGGAGAACGCCGGCTTCAAGTCGGCGCTGTCGCTCGTGGTGGCGGCGGGCGGCGGCGAACGCGACTACGCGGTCGATGGGGCGATCCTGACCGGCCTGCGCGGCACCAACGATCCCGGCGCCTTCCTCAACGAGCGGCTCCTCAACGACCTGCGGCCGACCCTGTTCCTGGCGCAGCTCTCGAACCTGCTCGCGGGCAACATCAGTATCGTCCACGGCGTCACCGGTGCCTCGCGCACCTTCATGGGCGAGGAGTCGAGCGGCGTCGATGCCCTGCGCATTGGCCATGCCCGGATCGCCTCGGGTCAGGTCGAGACCATGATGGTGGGCGGCTCCTACAACGCCGAGCGGCCCGACGTGATGGTCGTCCACGAGATGGGCGGCTACCTCCTCAAGGACAGCTACCGGCCGGTCTTCGAGCGGGGGGCCGAGGGCACGGGCGGCTTCGTGCTCGGCAGTGCCGCCGCCTTCCTCGTGTTGGAAGCGGCCGAGCACGCCGCCGCCCGCGGCGCCAGGGCCCTGGCCCGGCTCATGCCGGTGGCCAACGACCGGGTGGCCCGCGCGCCGGGCAGCGTGTCGGCGAGTCTGACCCGTCTCATCGGCGAGGCCGGGATCGAGCGGCCGGACGTGGTGCTCTCGGGCGCCACCGGCCTGGCCGACCTCGCGGCCGAGGAGATCGCCGGCCTCCACACGGCGCTGCCGGGCGCGCGCATCCGCGCCACGGGCGATATGATCGGTCATCCGATGGAGGTCGCGGCCCCGTTCGGGACGGCTCTGGCCGCAGCACTCTGCGCGGCAGGATCGGCCGCGGAGGTCGCGGTCACCTCGGTCGGCCACCGCCGCGGCGAGGGTGTGATCCGCGTCGTGAAGATCTAG
- a CDS encoding 3-hydroxyacyl-ACP dehydratase FabZ family protein codes for MRLEYFEMIDSVVRLDRAAGRIEARALVPEASPVFEGHFPGHPLVPGVLLTETMAQASGYLVLAHLDFAQMPFLMAVDKARFRSFVGPGAALEITASLEHDGSGYAVTKAAIRHEGKALCDAELRFRTMPFPAGLDAPMRERARKIGLLDGAQP; via the coding sequence ATGCGGCTCGAATATTTCGAGATGATCGACTCTGTGGTGCGGCTCGACCGCGCCGCCGGCCGCATCGAGGCGCGGGCGCTCGTGCCCGAGGCGAGCCCGGTCTTCGAGGGACATTTCCCCGGGCACCCGCTGGTGCCGGGCGTCCTGCTCACCGAGACCATGGCGCAGGCCTCCGGCTACCTCGTGCTGGCCCATCTCGACTTCGCGCAGATGCCGTTCCTCATGGCCGTGGACAAGGCGCGCTTCCGCTCTTTCGTCGGTCCGGGGGCGGCCCTCGAGATCACGGCGAGCCTGGAGCACGATGGCTCCGGCTACGCGGTGACGAAGGCCGCGATCCGCCACGAGGGCAAGGCGCTCTGCGACGCGGAACTGCGGTTCCGCACCATGCCGTTCCCGGCCGGTCTCGATGCGCCGATGCGCGAGCGCGCCCGGAAGATCGGCCTTCTGGATGGAGCGCAGCCGTGA
- a CDS encoding acyl carrier protein, whose translation MSNETATFDRVADIIAETADIPRDKITPESHAIDDLGIDSLAFLDIAFAVDKAFGIKLPLERWTQEVNEGKVPAEQYFVLKNLCARIDALVAEKAAKA comes from the coding sequence ATGTCGAACGAGACCGCCACCTTCGACCGCGTCGCGGACATCATTGCCGAGACGGCGGATATCCCGCGTGACAAGATCACGCCCGAGAGCCACGCCATCGACGATCTCGGCATCGATTCGCTCGCCTTCCTCGACATCGCCTTCGCGGTCGACAAGGCCTTCGGCATCAAGCTGCCGCTGGAGCGCTGGACCCAGGAAGTCAACGAGGGCAAGGTTCCGGCCGAGCAGTATTTCGTGCTGAAGAACCTCTGCGCGCGCATCGACGCTCTGGTCGCCGAGAAGGCCGCCAAGGCCTGA
- a CDS encoding diguanylate cyclase yields MNLGPDACLVRPGGDEFVLLVSERSPAEARWLADEIRHAVARVNDLPAWSISLGIAAVEVEPGETDVSAAVERADRPFIAPRPRGATAPRPEAASGLPLCPP; encoded by the coding sequence GTGAACCTGGGCCCGGACGCCTGCCTCGTCCGGCCCGGCGGCGACGAGTTCGTGCTGCTCGTGTCCGAACGAAGCCCGGCCGAGGCGCGCTGGCTCGCCGACGAAATCCGCCACGCGGTCGCCCGTGTGAACGACCTCCCGGCCTGGAGCATCAGCCTCGGCATCGCCGCGGTCGAGGTCGAGCCGGGCGAGACGGATGTTTCCGCCGCCGTCGAGCGGGCCGACCGCCCCTTTATCGCGCCAAGGCCCAGGGGCGCGACCGCGCCGCGGCCTGAAGCCGCCTCTGGATTGCCGCTGTGCCCGCCATAG
- a CDS encoding AI-2E family transporter translates to MAGTDRTEPEVARSQWVLRALLVAGLLALGVYILSGFLRALVWAVVLAIALWPLFVRARRRFPPGRHNILWPAVFTGLVALVLLLPIAVLAVEAGREAHDLLAYAREAERNGIPVPDFIARLPYGAAAVTEWWNAHLAHAGLAHELSERLNTTSNRDLTRSLGAGLVHRVVLFGFCLLALFFLFREGDTVIAQTLRASHRLFGPRGERVARQMVASVHGTVDGLVLVGIGEGFLLGIVYAFAGVPHPVLFGALTAVAAMIPFGAPLAFGLAAVLLLAGGAVVPAAIVVAAGFVVTFVADHFVRPVLIGGTTRLPFLWVLLGILGGVETFGLLGLFVGPAVMAALILLWRELTEGSQEPA, encoded by the coding sequence ATGGCTGGCACGGATCGGACGGAACCTGAGGTCGCCCGCAGCCAGTGGGTGCTGCGCGCCCTCCTCGTCGCGGGGCTGCTGGCGCTCGGCGTCTACATCCTGTCCGGCTTCCTGAGGGCGCTCGTCTGGGCGGTGGTGCTCGCCATCGCCCTCTGGCCGCTCTTCGTCCGTGCGCGACGCCGCTTCCCGCCGGGGCGGCACAACATCCTGTGGCCGGCCGTCTTCACCGGCCTCGTGGCACTGGTTCTGCTGCTGCCCATCGCCGTGCTGGCGGTCGAGGCGGGCCGCGAGGCGCACGATCTCCTGGCCTATGCCCGCGAGGCCGAACGCAACGGCATTCCGGTGCCGGATTTCATCGCCCGCCTGCCCTATGGGGCTGCCGCCGTCACCGAGTGGTGGAACGCCCACCTCGCCCATGCCGGGCTGGCGCATGAACTGAGCGAGCGGCTGAACACGACCTCGAACCGCGATCTCACCCGCAGCCTCGGGGCGGGTTTGGTGCACCGGGTGGTGCTGTTCGGCTTCTGCCTGTTGGCGCTGTTCTTCCTGTTCCGCGAGGGCGATACGGTGATCGCCCAGACGCTCCGGGCGAGCCATCGCCTGTTCGGTCCGCGCGGCGAGCGGGTGGCGCGCCAGATGGTGGCCTCCGTCCACGGCACGGTGGATGGGCTCGTCCTCGTCGGGATCGGCGAGGGCTTCCTGCTCGGGATCGTCTACGCCTTTGCCGGCGTGCCGCACCCGGTGCTGTTCGGAGCGCTCACCGCGGTCGCCGCGATGATCCCATTCGGCGCGCCGCTGGCCTTCGGCCTCGCCGCCGTGCTGCTGCTAGCGGGCGGGGCGGTCGTCCCCGCCGCGATCGTGGTGGCGGCGGGTTTCGTCGTCACCTTCGTCGCCGACCATTTCGTGCGCCCGGTGCTGATCGGCGGCACCACCCGCCTGCCCTTCCTGTGGGTGCTGCTCGGCATCCTCGGCGGCGTCGAGACCTTCGGGCTGCTCGGGCTGTTCGTCGGCCCGGCGGTCATGGCCGCCCTGATCCTGCTGTGGCGGGAGCTGACGGAGGGGTCGCAGGAGCCGGCCTGA
- a CDS encoding Kdo hydroxylase family protein produces the protein MISPVHPVSRAEAVPGAPGLVEALESGSVLVFRDLDFPFDAFEQRFVERPFADGKAKNVAIRNETAELRGGAGSAEEQARLRDLLVRYRRFAENLIDSYLPAYRGKVSLAGTSYRPFDVDKRKLSWRRDDTRMHVDAFPSNPIGEKRILRIFRNINAEGQPRLWRVGEDFGSMAEKFLPKLPGYSGLSASVLAALKITKAKRSEYDHLMLHLHDALKRDLDYQANAPQADVRFQPGESWVTFSDLVMHGAMGGRYMLEQTAYIAVADQADPEKSPQRILARKLGRALKH, from the coding sequence ATGATCAGCCCCGTTCACCCCGTCTCCCGCGCCGAGGCGGTGCCGGGCGCGCCCGGTCTCGTCGAGGCGCTGGAAAGCGGCTCGGTCCTCGTCTTCCGCGATCTCGACTTCCCCTTCGACGCCTTCGAGCAGCGTTTCGTCGAGCGCCCCTTCGCCGACGGCAAGGCCAAGAACGTCGCGATCCGCAACGAGACCGCCGAACTGAGGGGCGGGGCCGGCAGCGCGGAGGAGCAGGCGCGCCTGCGCGACCTCCTGGTGCGCTACCGCCGCTTCGCGGAAAATCTGATCGACAGCTACCTGCCGGCCTACCGCGGCAAGGTCTCGCTCGCGGGCACATCCTACCGGCCGTTCGATGTCGATAAGCGCAAGCTGAGCTGGCGGCGCGACGACACGCGCATGCATGTCGATGCCTTCCCCTCCAACCCGATCGGCGAAAAGCGCATCCTGCGCATCTTCCGCAACATCAACGCCGAGGGGCAGCCGCGGCTGTGGCGGGTCGGCGAGGATTTCGGCTCGATGGCCGAAAAATTCCTGCCGAAGCTTCCGGGCTATTCCGGCCTCTCGGCGAGCGTGTTGGCCGCGCTCAAGATCACCAAGGCCAAGCGCTCGGAATACGACCACCTGATGCTGCACCTGCACGACGCCCTGAAGCGCGACCTGGACTATCAGGCGAACGCGCCCCAGGCGGATGTGCGCTTCCAGCCGGGCGAGTCCTGGGTGACCTTCTCCGATCTCGTGATGCACGGCGCCATGGGGGGACGCTACATGCTGGAGCAGACCGCCTACATCGCGGTCGCCGACCAGGCCGACCCGGAGAAGAGCCCGCAGCGGATTCTGGCGCGAAAGCTCGGGCGCGCGCTGAAGCATTGA
- a CDS encoding cupin domain-containing protein, translating to MTGTGAALCRVVRPGEAFIGKQGLSYAPGISAESAGATGLHLQMVTIPPGARAKAHKHEGHETAIYALAGTSCTWWGERLEHHTELRPGEYFYIPAGMPHLPYNPSPTEPCTALIARTDPNEQESVVLLPELDGIHP from the coding sequence ATGACCGGCACGGGCGCGGCGCTCTGCCGGGTGGTGCGGCCCGGCGAGGCCTTCATCGGCAAGCAGGGACTTTCCTACGCGCCCGGCATCTCGGCGGAATCGGCGGGTGCAACGGGCCTTCACCTACAGATGGTGACGATCCCGCCGGGAGCGCGGGCCAAGGCGCACAAGCATGAGGGCCACGAGACCGCGATCTACGCGCTGGCCGGCACCTCCTGCACGTGGTGGGGCGAGCGGCTGGAGCACCACACCGAGCTGCGGCCCGGCGAATACTTCTACATTCCGGCCGGCATGCCGCACCTGCCCTACAATCCGAGCCCGACCGAGCCGTGCACGGCGCTCATCGCCCGCACCGATCCGAACGAGCAGGAAAGCGTGGTGCTGCTGCCGGAGCTCGACGGGATCCATCCGTGA
- a CDS encoding Hsp20 family protein translates to MRQFDLAPLYRSTVGFDRLFSALDGFVSTEAAPTYPPYNIERTGENVYRVTVAVAGFTEADLSIEVKENALTIKGERKPAEGKSAEVLYQGIAARAFERRFQLADHVQVTGAALENGLLHVDLVREVPEAKKPRRIEIASRPSSQPVIEGSVQQAA, encoded by the coding sequence ATGCGTCAGTTCGATCTTGCTCCCCTGTACCGTTCCACCGTCGGTTTCGACCGCCTGTTCTCGGCCCTCGACGGTTTCGTGAGCACCGAGGCGGCTCCGACCTACCCGCCCTACAACATCGAGCGCACCGGTGAGAACGTCTATCGCGTCACCGTCGCGGTCGCCGGCTTCACCGAAGCCGACCTGTCGATCGAGGTGAAGGAGAACGCCCTCACCATCAAGGGCGAGCGCAAACCCGCCGAGGGCAAGTCCGCCGAAGTGCTCTACCAGGGCATCGCCGCCCGCGCCTTCGAGCGCCGCTTCCAGCTCGCCGACCACGTTCAGGTAACCGGCGCGGCGCTGGAGAACGGCCTCCTCCATGTCGATCTCGTCCGCGAGGTCCCGGAGGCGAAGAAGCCGCGCCGCATCGAGATCGCCAGCCGGCCGTCGAGCCAGCCGGTGATCGAGGGCTCGGTCCAGCAGGCCGCGTGA